The Crassaminicella indica genomic interval TGAAGCGGGATTTGCTATTGCTTCATCTGGAGATTTTACTTCTGTAAGAGAGATAGCAAAGAGTATAAAGAATTGTACTGTTGCAAGCTTAGCAAGAGCATTGCCAAAGGATATAGATACTGCATGGGAAGCTGTCAAATATGCAAAAAAGCCTAGAATACACACATTTATTGCTACTTCAGATATTCATATGAAATATAAGCTAAAAATGAGACCTGAAGAAGTTCTTGAAAATGCTGTACATATGGTGAGATATGCTAAAAAATATTGTGAAGATATTGAATTTTCAGCCGAAGATGCAACAAGAAGTAATCCAGAGTTTTTGGCAAGATTATTTGACTGTGTTATAAAGGCAGGGGTTACAGTCATTAATATTCCTGATACAGTAGGCTATACAACACCAGATGAATTTTATAATTTTATAACAACTATAAGAGAAAAATCAGATTACTTAGACAAAGTAGATATATCTGTACATTGTCATAATGATTTAGGAATGGCTGTAGCTAACACATTAGCTGCTGTAAAGGCAGGTGCTACTCAGGTTGAATGTACTATCAATGGAATAGGAGAAAGGGCTGGAAATGCAGCATTGGAAGAAATCGTAATGGCTATGCATACAAGAAAGGATCTTTTGGATATATACTGCAATGTAGATACAAAACAGATTATGCGTTCAAGTAAATTGTTAAGTACAATAACAGGGGTACAGGTTCAGCCAAATAAAGCTATTGTAGGAAATAATGCATTTGCTCATGAATCAGGGATTCATCAGCATGGGGTACTAGAAGAAAGAACTACTTATGAAATTATGACACCTGAGTCTATTGGTCTTTCTCAAAATAAAATGGTTCTTGGGAAGCATTCAGGACGTCATGCTTTTGAGGATAGATTAAAGGCTTTAGGGTATGCTTTATCAAAAGAAGAAATAATGAAAGCTTTTCAGCAGTTTAAAGAATTAGCAGATAAAAAGAAGATGATTTATGATGAAGATATTGAAGCCATTATTACAAGGAATACTATTATTTATCCAGAGGTGTATAAGCTAAAGAGATTTGTGATCAATAGCGGAAATACGATCACAGCTACTGCATCTGTAATACTTATAAATAGTGACCGAGAAATAGAAGAAGTATCTATCGGAGATGGACCTGTAGATGCAGCTTTTAAAGCGATTGAAAAGATTGTAGGTATCGATATGACATTAGAAGATTACAAACTCCATTCTGTAACAGAAGGAAAGGATGCACAAGGAGAAGCTGTTGTAAAATTAAAGCATGATGAGAAAATTTATACAGGAAGAGGTCTTAGTACAGATATTGTTGAAGCAAGTATTAAGGCATACCTTAGTTCGGTAAATAAAATACTATATTCCAAAGAATAAATGCTATTAGTAAAAGGATTAAAGAATCATTTATTTGAAATGCATCAAAAAATGCAATTTCTTAGTCTATATCATTATTTAAAAAATGATTTAGAGTATATAAAACGATTGAAAAGTCTTATTGCGTGTGGAGTGTCAAATGGTCTTTGGAAAGGGAATCTAAAATAAAAATTAGAGCTAAGAAAATTTTCTTAGCTTTTTCTTATATATTCTTTTTATTTTTTAAAAAATTCAGTAATACCCATAGCTAAAATAAAAACTCCAAAAATTTTTTTTAGAATAAAACCATCTATATTTACTGCAATCATAGAACCAATACATGCACCTAATATTCCAGTTATAATTAAATAAAGCAAAACATCCTTTTGAATATTATGATTTGCTATGTGAATAATCACAGCAGTAATTGCAGTAGGAATAAAATAAATTAAATTAATCCCTTGTGCTATTTGTTGTTTGATATCAAATAAAATTGTTAAAGCTGGAATCAGTAATATCCCTCCACCGACACCTATTCCACCAATAACTCCTGATAAAAAACCGATAATAATTAGTTTCATCCAAAAATCATCCTTATACCTGTTATAATCATAACCGTTCCAAATATTCGATGAAGCCATTTAGAAGGAAATTTATTTAATAATTTTGCTCCTATAAATCCACCTACTATTCCACCTACTGTAATATAAGCTGTAGTATTCCATTCTATATTTTGATTTTTAATATAAATCATAGCACTGATTAGTGATATTGGAAATATAGCTGCTATTGCAGTGGCATGTGCTTTATGTGTTTCTACCTTCAAAATTCTCTCTAATGTAGGAACAATGATTGTTCCTCCACCTGAACCCAATAAGCCATTTATAAAACCTGTAGCTATTCCAATGAACATTATTTTTGTTTTTTTCAAAGTCTTCCTCCTATATTATAAACCTTGTAAATAAACCATCTATCCCTGTTTCTATAATCCCCACTATTCTTCTTATATATGTAATTTCAAATATATTTAAACAAAAATATATATAAATAGCATCAACATTAAAAAAATAAATAAAGGTAAGTGAATGACTTTGATAACTTTTATAAAAAAATCTTCACAAACATTGGAAAAGTGTATAAAAAATTATAAAATGATATAGAAAGTGTATTGTAGGAGGGAGAAAAAATGATTGAAGAAAAAAGCATCCAGGAATTTAAAAATGGAGATGAAATACAAGGCTTCTTTATTGTGAGAAAAGTAGAAATGAAATTATCTGCTAATAATAAAAATTTTTTAGATTTTACATTATCAGATAAGACAGGAGAGGTAAATGGTAAATTGTGGGATTGTCAAGAAGGGCAGAATAAAGAATTTCCTATAGGAAGCTTGATAAAAGTACGAGGAAATGTAACGGAATGGAAGGGAAAGCTACAATTAAAAATCAATCGGATTAGATTAGCAAATGATGATGATAAGCAAAATATTGAAGATTATGTGCAAGCTGCACCTATAAAGGCAGAAGAAATGTTTCATGAGATTTATGAATATGTGCAAAAGATAAAAAATAAGGATATAAAGGGAATTGTAGAAAAAGTTATATTAGAATCAAAAGAAAAGCTAATGTATTATCCAGCAGCTAAATCATTGCATCATGCTATCCGTTCAGGACTTATGTACCACATACTTAGAATGTTGAGAACTGGAGAAAAACTCATTGAAGTTTATAAAAATGTGAATAAAGACCTCCTTTTTGCAGGAATTCTTCTTCATGATATAGAAAAGCTAGAAGAACTAGATTCAGATGAATTAGGAATTGCAGAATATAGCAAAGAAGGACAACTTCTTGGGCATATTAGTATGGGAATGAATAAAATAAGCAGAGTTGGACAAGAATTAGGAGCTGATGAAGAAATTATTATGCTCCTTAAGCATATGGTACTTAGCCATCATTATGAGCCGGAATTTGGAAGTCCTAAAAAGCCTATGATTCCAGA includes:
- a CDS encoding 2-isopropylmalate synthase; translation: MARQIKIFDTTLRDGEQSPGCSMNLQEKIQMARQLELLKVDVIEAGFAIASSGDFTSVREIAKSIKNCTVASLARALPKDIDTAWEAVKYAKKPRIHTFIATSDIHMKYKLKMRPEEVLENAVHMVRYAKKYCEDIEFSAEDATRSNPEFLARLFDCVIKAGVTVINIPDTVGYTTPDEFYNFITTIREKSDYLDKVDISVHCHNDLGMAVANTLAAVKAGATQVECTINGIGERAGNAALEEIVMAMHTRKDLLDIYCNVDTKQIMRSSKLLSTITGVQVQPNKAIVGNNAFAHESGIHQHGVLEERTTYEIMTPESIGLSQNKMVLGKHSGRHAFEDRLKALGYALSKEEIMKAFQQFKELADKKKMIYDEDIEAIITRNTIIYPEVYKLKRFVINSGNTITATASVILINSDREIEEVSIGDGPVDAAFKAIEKIVGIDMTLEDYKLHSVTEGKDAQGEAVVKLKHDEKIYTGRGLSTDIVEASIKAYLSSVNKILYSKE
- a CDS encoding sulfite exporter TauE/SafE family protein, whose protein sequence is MKLIIIGFLSGVIGGIGVGGGILLIPALTILFDIKQQIAQGINLIYFIPTAITAVIIHIANHNIQKDVLLYLIITGILGACIGSMIAVNIDGFILKKIFGVFILAMGITEFFKK
- a CDS encoding sulfite exporter TauE/SafE family protein; the protein is MKKTKIMFIGIATGFINGLLGSGGGTIIVPTLERILKVETHKAHATAIAAIFPISLISAMIYIKNQNIEWNTTAYITVGGIVGGFIGAKLLNKFPSKWLHRIFGTVMIITGIRMIFG
- a CDS encoding 3'-5' exoribonuclease YhaM family protein, whose amino-acid sequence is MIEEKSIQEFKNGDEIQGFFIVRKVEMKLSANNKNFLDFTLSDKTGEVNGKLWDCQEGQNKEFPIGSLIKVRGNVTEWKGKLQLKINRIRLANDDDKQNIEDYVQAAPIKAEEMFHEIYEYVQKIKNKDIKGIVEKVILESKEKLMYYPAAKSLHHAIRSGLMYHILRMLRTGEKLIEVYKNVNKDLLFAGILLHDIEKLEELDSDELGIAEYSKEGQLLGHISMGMNKISRVGQELGADEEIIMLLKHMVLSHHYEPEFGSPKKPMIPEGELLHYIDMIDARMYDMEDHLKNIQPGEFTDPIWSLDNRRLYKTLLCDE